The sequence TTAAAATAAAGAAACCGGCAGAAATTTAATCATGCCGGTTTTTGGTAATTATATTTTTGCTGGTTGACTACTTTAAAAATATTGCAGCCATGATTGTTATCCATGTTCCCAGCATAAGCCCTACTATCCATTGGTTGCTGGTAGTGATCTTATTGCTTAGTGCCTCAATTTTGTTGTCCAATTTGTTGTAAAGAGTTTCTATGCTTCCCAGCCTTTTGTCCATCTGCTCTAATATCCCTTCGATTTTTGAAACTCGTTCTTCCAAAGGCATTACGGTCTCCTCCTTTGGTTTTAACACAATACTTCTCCTCCTTAATTATTATATCACTTTTTTTAGACGAAAAAAACCGGCAGAAATTTAATCATGCCGGCTTCTTTGGCAAATTTTCTGCAATCCATTACCGCCCAATCGACAATAATACTAACAATAGCGCAAAAAAACTTACAACTATTACCGCATTCTCAAACGTAGCCTGGTTCATTACACCAAGATACTCTGAATTGGCAAAATATTTTTGGCTCATTCTTATACCCATATATATATTGAACAGTGTCATTAACAACAATGCTACTATTTCTTCTGTACTTTTCATAAAAAGTTCCTCCTTTTTGAAACGTTTTTCTGGCTTTAAACCGGTTTTTTTGGTGAGTTTTCTGCAATCCATTTAAGAACATCTGGACGTTTTACTACTCCGCCTTCCCACGGAATCTGCGCCGTGAATTCCCATTTGAATTTCTGGTGCAGATTGAAGGCAAGATCTTTATCACCGATTACTGCATAGAGGATGTTTAAAGCCAGGTCTGCCGGGCCGCTTCCGCCATAACCCCATTCAAAGCCGCACGGGCTGTGATAAATAATAGAATGGGGAATGTTAACACAAGCGCGGCCGTTTTTATCACGCCACAAAACAATGTCTTCCAAAAAAAACGCCTCCTTTTTGTTTGATTTTTAAAACCAAAACTTCTGGCAAAAGCTGGGTTGTCGTATCCGGGCATATTGAAATACAATCTTCCCAAAGAGAAAATTTCAAGATTTCGAATCTCCGCGCAGACCCAGTCTTCAATAAATTTTCTCGATAGAATTTCATGTCTTCTGCCGTTTCGGCAGCTTATCTCTAGATAAAATGCACGGGAAAGGTAATCTTTTTCAGAACCTGTGCTTTTTACTGCGCCAAAAAATACCCGGGCGTTGTCATATGCTCTTATGTATGCTTTTGGTGATATCAGATAGACTTCTGCGTTATCGTACGCTGTTACCGAAGCTCTGTCCATTGCGATAACTACTGCGTTTCCTCTGACTGTTATCCTGCTTTCGTCTCTGGCTATCACAACCGTATTGTCTCCAGCTATAACTTCTGCGTTGTGAAGTGCTTTGACTATCGATTGATCGTGCGCTTCAGCGAAAGTTTTACCTGCCAGCAAAGCTTTTGCTTTATCGTAAACCTGAACGATAGAGTTTCCTACTGTTATTACAGTGCTCTCATTAAACGCTCTGAGGCTTGCCGAAGTTCTTGCCCAAACTGTGGAGCGGTCGCGGACATCTATGATCTTTTCTTTTGATTTTTCCAGGAAAGGAGAACTGAATCTTATAACTGCAAAAGTTTCTCTTATTACCTCCAGATAATCTTGCGGAATCCATGTAATTTCTACAACTTCTTCCCCGGAAACATCAATACATACTTCTCTTGAATCTTTTATGCAGGCTCTCATTTTTTGGCTCCTTTCTTTTTTTGTTAAAATCTTTTGACCGAAACCTGTCCGGCTTAAAAACTAAACTTTTACATTCCCAACACCTCCTGTGATTTTTTAATAAAAAAACCGGCAGAAAAAATCTACCGGTTTTTTTGGTCAGAGTGAAAAAACTATTCCTTTTTTGCTGCAAAAACCAAAAACAGCCGGATTGTCGGCTGACGGTTTTGGAAAAGCAAAGAGTTTTTACAACCTTGACCATACGGTCTTTTTATGTTCCGGTATCACCTAAGGGCTTACCGGACTGATAAACAGATAACCTTTTGTAAGTTTATTTTAGCAGATTTACTTGAAAAAATCAAACAGAATCGAGTTTATGCAATGAAAATGCCTGCTTTCTCTTGTTATTTTTATCGTCCCACAACCCTACAATAATTTCAGCCGGCTTCCTTATGGAGTCAAGGGCAAGGGCTGGTGCCTGCTTCTTACCCTTTTCGCATTGCGGTTGCCTTAGGGTTGTAGTTAATATATTCTCCAACTATACTGCCAGTGGCTGCCTTTGTTATTAATTTTAGTTATACAAGGATTTACTATCATTTCCACAAGTTTTTCTAGTTTTTTAATTTTATTGACAAATTGTTAAAAATGATATATGCTATGATATATACCAAAATTAAGGGGTGATATACGTGGATGTAGCCAAAATTTTCGAAAACGGAAGGAGTCAAGCTGTCCGTTTACCAAAACAGTATCGTTTCAATGATTCTGAAGTATTTATAAAAAAAGTTGGTGACATTGTTGTTTTAATTCCCAAAGAAAGTGTTTGGAAAAGTTTTGAATACGGATTAAAACACTTTTCTGAAGATTTTTTAAACACAAGAAATCAGCCAGAACCGGAAAAAAGAGATGATATTCAGTGAAATATATGCTGGATACTAATATCTGTATTTACATCATTAAAAAGAAGCCCGTCAAGGTCATTGAGAGATTAAAGAAGCTGGATATTGGGGACATTTGCATATCAGTAATAACCTTAGCTGAACTTTGTTATGGTATTGAAAAAAGCCAGAATAAAGAAAGAAATCGACTTGCTCTGGCTGCTTTCCTGGCTCCAATCGAAATACTGCCTTTTTCTGATGAAGCAGCAGCCCGGTACGGAGAAATAAGGGCATTTCTGGAAAAAACAGGACAGATTATAGGAGCGTATGATTTGTTGATCGCTGCCCATGCCGTTTCCAAAAATCTAATCCTTATAACAAACAACGTTAGCGAATTCGGTCGAGTTCCCTGCCTTTCTATCGAAAACTGGACCGAATAATTCTTCTACAAAACCTCTCTGCTCTCCAAAGTTCAGAGTTTTTTTCTTTTGTATAAGTGAACGAAGTTCACTTTCATTTCAGGCAGGATTTTTATTAATTTATGTTGAAATAATAAAATATCTAACTTAAATGGGGTGATTTGTTAATGGAAATTGACTTATTTATTAACCGACTCTTTGAAGGCGACTGTCTCGAAGTCATGCAGCAGATTCCCGACAAGTCAATCGACATGATTCTCTGTGACCTGCCCTACTCAATGACGCAGAATAAATGGGACTGCTTAATTCCTCTTGACAAACTTTGGAATGAATATGAAAGGATAATTAAAGATAATGGGGCAATCGTACTGACTTCGCAAGGTTTGTTTACTGCCAGGCTTATTTTAAGCAACGAGAAGCTTTTCAAATATAAGATTACCTGGATAAAGTCCAAACCTACCAATTTTTTAAACGCAAAAAAGCAACCATTAAGAAAACACGAAGACATATGCGTCTTCTATAAGAGGCAGCCTACCTATAACCCACAAATGATTCCGGGCAAACCCTATACCAAGGGTATAAGAAAAAACCAGCTTTCGGGGTGTTATGGGGACTTTAAACCTGTAGAAGTAAAAAGCGCTAATGGAGAAAGATATCCTTGCGATGTGGTCTACTTTAAGACTGCGGAAACCGAAGGCCCCGTCTGGCACCCCACGCAAAAGCCGGTAGATCTCGGTCGGTATCTGATAAAAACATATACCAACCCAGGTGAAATTGTCCTTGACAATACCTTTGGTAGCGGAAGTTTTCTTGTGGCAGCATTACTTGAAGGTAGAAACTTTGTAGGCATTGAGAAAAATGAAGAAGTTCTCCTTTTTAAAGAAAAAAAGATTGACTATATAGAAGTGGCTACACAGAGATTATGGGAAGCTTATTGCAAAATCTTGAATACAAAAAAAATAAAAACCATTAGAGCAGCTGGTCTTATTGAAGAATTTGCCCAATCTGTTGTGAAAGAGAGGAATTCTCTATGAAGACAACCTACAACGAGAGAAGCTGGGCAATAGATGTCATTTCCGAAATAAACAAATACGCTTCGAAAACTAACAGAAAAATAAAGCGTGCCAGCGGAGAGTTAACAATTTCGACCCCATCGGGGAAGTTATTCCCTGATGTTCTTTTGTTCGGTGAAATCTCTACAGCCAGTATTCTGCAGGGCTGGGAATTAAAGTTTCCCGATACATCCATTACTGACGAGGAATTAATAAAAAACGCTGTAAAAAAAGCCCAGAACCTCGGGCTAAATAGCTTCCTGCTCTGGAATGTCACCACCGCCGTACTCTATGTTTCCGACGACATGGTAAACTACCAACCCGTCAGGATTTGGAACGACTTATCTCACATTAAGCAGCGGGAAGAAGTCATACACCATAGGGCGGAGTGGGTGGCGTTATTACAAAAAATCCTGCGGGAAATGAACGACTTTTTTGACAGCGGTAGGCTTAAGACCACTACTATTATTGAAGCGTTTAGCGAAAACACGGTATTCGAAATTGTCCTCAACAATGTGGAGATGGTGGCGGACGCTCTCCGTAGGGAAACTACCCGCAATGCCATATTTGACGCAGAAGTGCAGTTGTGGTGGAGATCGGTAAAGAGTGAATACCCCATGGAGATTGATCCCTACAAGGTATTGGCAAGGATAAACCTGATAAACTGGTTAAACAAACTCATCTTTGCCCATATCCTAAAAAGCTTTTACGATGATGCTTCCGCAGTAGATACTATAACCGAAAACATGAGCATTAAGAAGACACAGGAATTGTTCAGAAACATTTCCACTAAGTGTGATTTCTTGAATATCTTTAATGTTTTTCTGGGAGAAGCAGTGCTCACCGACCAAGCCTGGTCCCATCTTGTTCAGTTCAACCGCTTTCTTTCGGAAATTCAGTTCGAAAAGGTAAATCAGAACATCCTCCACCAACTTCTACAAAAGACGGTCTTTGCCTCGAAGAGAAAAATCGCAGGCCAGTACGCTACGCCTTCCTCGATTGCAGAGCTTTTGGTCAGGTTGGTCATGATGGATAAGTCCCTTTTATTCTTCGACCCCTTCTGCGGGACGGGGACCATTGTTAGGAAAGCCTATGATATCAAGCTTGAGTACGGGCAACAACCAGATAAGGCATTATCAACAATATGGGCTAGCGATAAATTTTCATTTCCCCTGCAGATTGCCATGCTTGCCTTGTCCGAGCCGAAGAACATGGGGCAGGTTTTGCATATTTTTAAAAAAGATGTAGTTGAGTTGAAACAAGGGATGGAGGTCGAGTTCAACAATCCCTCTGATGGATCACTAATTAAGAAAACCTTGCCAGCTTTCGACTACATCGCCTCTAACCTACCCTTCGTACAGTTCGAGGACATAGAAGAAATGAACCCCGAAGTTTATGGTATCAATGATTTCATCTCGAAGGCAACAGAAGAAAACTTGACACTTGATAGCAAGAGTGATTTGTATGCTTACCTGCCCTTCTTCCTCTGGTCGCTACTTTCCGACAGTGGGAGGCTTGGAATAATTGTCTCTAACGCCTGGCTAGGGACTGAATGGGGGGAAAAGTTCCAGAACATCCTCAGGAGATTTTTCCACATCGAAAAGGTTATTACTTCTGGCGTTGGCAGATGGTTTAACAATGTCGAAGTTGTGACCAATATCGTCATCCTTGAACCTCCCCTGACTGAAGTCAGAGGATTCCGAGTTTTACTTCCCGGAACTTCGTGCCTGCCTCGGGTACGCGGCCGTGAGAGTCCCTGGGCCGTAGGCCCGACTCCTTACCCAGCACGAGCCTGAAACCCATACCGGCATACGCCGTACTTTACCGGGTGCAAGCAACCAGCGGGTTCGTGCCTGATCCACTATACCACCGTATAGGTGGCATGGATGCCCCCCTGTCGCCAGAAAGGTCTTCCAGACGGATTCGGAACCCGTCCGGCGTGAAATAAATGTGGAATAGGTTTATGAACAGTATTTAAGCCGGAAGTTCCGGCCTATTCCCAGGGAGCCGATAAAGTCTGAATTGACATCATATATCCCGCAGCTGGGGCATTTCGCCAGGTCAACACCGCCGGTTCCCTCCCCGTCCTTGCCTTTGTTATAGCGGACAATGGTCGGGAATCCGCAGTAGGGACAACACGATGACGTCTCTTTCGGTGACACCCGGCAGGTGACTATCCCTTCGTGCAGCGCCTTGTAACTTGTATACCGAAAGATCCGCCCCTTCACCCAGAAGATAAATTTTTGGTTCAGTTGGTGCGACCTGGTTCCCTTGGAAGGCTTAAGGCTGTCCAGGTATTCGAATACGATGATTTTAGCACCGTGAATTTTGGCAAATTCCACTATCTGCCTGGATACCCGGTGGGCAATGTCGTCGTTCAGGTTGGAAATTTTGTTCCATAAGTGTTTTGCGAAACGTTCGCCTTCCGGTATGACCCTGGTTTCCTTTTGAAGGTTGACTATCTTCTCCAGATACCGCTTCCTAAGGTGGTTGTCTTTTGCAGCGGATATAAACTTTGCCGCATAGACCCTGCCTTCGGTATCCTGGATAGTCATTACTGCATGGCGGTTTATACCCAAGTCGATTGCACAGATCTTCAGCGAAGGCTCTTTGACAAGTTCCCTGATCTTTCTTAAGTCCGGCTTTGCAACCTGCACAATGGGTACGTGCAGTTCCCAGCCGGTCGGCTTCTTGACTAGCATGGGAGAACCGGCAGCATAGCTATCTGGAACAGTGAATGGCTGTAGGAGTGTAACTTTCCGGTAAGTATAGGACTTCCCGGTGAACATCTTGAGCAGAATGTGGTTGGGGTCTATCCATTTGTATTCGGTATCGTAGTAGCTCAGCCAGCAGTTGTTGTCTTCTGGATATTGCGGCGGACGTTCCTTGAATTCGATGGGCTTTCTACCTTTGGCAACACGTTTCAGGTTCTTCTCTTCGTGCCTGCGTTTTCTTTCCTGCCACTTCTCATAGCTCGTCTTCCATGCCAAAGCCTTGCCGTGGGCTTCGGCGATGGCGCTCCTCCGAAAGCCGGAAGGAAGTTTGGGAAACTCCCTGTCAAAAGGATACTCCGGATACAGGTTGTCTTTTGTCTGGTGAGTCAGCTTTTCGGCTTCATTCAGCCATTTGTTGTGATCGATTATTTCCCGGTGTTCCTGAAAGACCTGGAGGTAGTAGGAAACCACCTGTCGGTACAGTGCGATGGTGTGAAGAGCTCGCTTCTCTACGTCAGCCGGCATGAGCAGGTTATACCGGAGAGTTTTAGTGAACCCGTGCAGGTGCGGCATTTTTGTCACCTGCCTTCTGGGTTTCGATGTACTTTTTAACCGCTTCTTCGGAAATGTGACCGATGGTACCTACGTAGTAGGAAGGGTTCCAGAGGTGACCGCCCCAGAGTTCCTCCTTGAGTTCAGGAAACTCTTTGAAAAGGAACCGTGCAGAGACACCTTTGAGGACCTTTACCATGCTGGCTACCAGGTGGTTGGGGGTAGTGCGGACAAAGAGATGCACGTGATCGGGCATTATCTCTATCGTCTCAATAGTGAAGCCGTTGTCTCTGGCGATCTGATACAAAAGGTCTTCGAGGTGTTTGGTCACCCTTCCGGTGAGCAGCGGTTTACGATATTTAACGCACCAGACTATATGGTAGGCTATGTTATACACACTGTTACGGCCACGTTGGAGTTCCATCGGCTGTTCTCCTTACTTTACTTTTTTGTACATATTATACCATAAGCAGAAGAGCAAAACAATGCCGCACCTAACTCCTGACTGAAGTCAGAAGAATGCGGCGCGGAAATTTTCTTCAAAAAAACTTTTATACCTCCCTGAATGAAAAATGTTTTTTTAAACCTTCTGTGCGCTTTTCCCCCCTTTTTTTCTGCATTATCCGGCAGAGGGGGAGGGAGCTTCCCCCGCAAGGGGGTAGAAAACAGGCCTTGAGTGCCCGCTGCCGGATGCCGCAGGTAGTGCTGCAAACAGACTGCCGCCCGTGACTCTGCGGGCTGCAGCCCAAAATTAAAGGGGACGGGGAAACCATAACCGACAACATGCCGTTCTTACCAACGGCCTCCTGTACGGTACGGTTTCCCCGTCCCCGTTTGCGTCTATTAAATTGTTCGTCTCTAATTATAAACCGTTTTTTTCTGGATGTCAAGCGTTTTTGGATTTTTTTTGTTAATCCCTGATGCAAGTTTTTTGAGCCTGCAGTAAAACTTCAATATTTCTTCCGGTGTGACTATATATTCGGCAGCAATCATATTCCGGGTTATTCTTACTGTTCCGAAATTCCACAGCCGCTCGATTTCTTTATACAGACCGGCATTTTCTACTTCAATATTTATTCTGTAGTGTTTTATGCGGCCTGCGGCAAGCACCGTTTCCACCGAGCTGACGATAGAAAACTGTGTTATTTTACCGATAAAATCGATCAATATTTATACCCCCTTTTAGTAGAGAACATAAACCCTGTTTTTGCTTTTCGGTGCAAGGTTAATCTTTACCGTGTATCGATTGATTGTTTCGACTGCTACCGTCCTTGAGACCGTCTGTTCGTAAGATACTTCCACAAGCGAACTGCCGGGACCTGTATGCAGCCTGTAGGTCCCGTAACCCCAGCCCCAGGTGTCGGTCGAGCTGTCGTAGATATCGTCCAGGACCCATGTATCATAACCGTCTACCGTCCCAGACCGGATCAGACTCCCGGAAGGCGAATAAAGGTGTACCGTCAGCGGGCCGGATGCTGTTATGTCTATATATGCTGTCGTTTCGGAATATATGTCGAAATATACATCAAGCTCCTGTTCTTCTGCCTGGCGAATGATATAAACCGGCTCTTTTTCGATAGAGATTTCCTCAATGTTTACATAAACGTTCAGGTCGTCAAAATCGACCGGCAGGCTGTAGGATATGTTCGACTCTAACAGTGCCAGAACCCGCTCAACCGCTGCCCTGCGGCAGTGATAGGATCGGATCTCCGATATCCGCGTGTTTACAGCCCTGCCGAGAGCGGCCTGGGGATAAAAAAGCACCGCAGTATATATCGATACCGCACCCATAAGTGCCAGCACGATTACGGTAATAAATCCGCCGTTTTTGTTTTTCAACGGGACGGCGCCCCCTTCGTTAAATACCTTACGCTGAGAATTGATGCGGCAGAAACTATGCCCAGCCCGATGGGAAGCATTATATCAAACCCGAACAAAACATAACATGCTGCAAACCCCAGGCCGGTAAAAAGCTCGCCTGCCGGATAAATGCCAGATATCCGGCTGCCGCAGTAACGGCACCGGCCGCGCAGTAGAATATAGCTGAATACCGGCACAAGGTCCGCAGCATTTAAAACGCGGCTGCAGGCGGTGCAGTGCGACCTGGTGAAAAGGCTTTCGCCGGCAGGAATTCTGATCGCAAGCACGTTGTAGAAGCTGCCCATGCACAAACCGAAAATGAAAAACAGCAGAATCATTGTTTTTTGTTCCCCCTTTTTCAGTTTTTAAGAAAGATTTTGTAAATTTTTGAGATTTCGGTTTCGCCCGTTATTTTTACTGTGAGAACCGCATTTTCTGTTAACAAAGCTTCTATATGCCCTTTGTACAGGCTGCGGCTGCGGCCGTCCCGCTCCCTGATTATCCGACCGTCGTCAGAATTGTAATACAGGCTGCCGTTTATCTCAAACCGATCGGCAGATATTATTTCGATATCACCCCCCCGTTCTATGTCATGCATTAAAGCAGATTCCAGGGTAAGCAGTGATACGTTTTTCACCGAATAGTCGATAATGTTATAGACGGTGCCCAGAGCTCCGGTCCAGCTTGAAAAGAACAAAAGCAGGATGCTCGATGCGATAACCGTCCAGAGGACAAGGTCCATTACTATATAACCTTTACTGCCCATCTGCCGCCGGCCTCCTCTCCAGCAGGAACTCGCGGATACTGCCCCGTATTTCGACCCGCAGCTTCAGCTGTTCGGTGCCGTAAGGTGTTGCGGTATATTCATACTCCGCACCGGCCGGAAGAAGGTTTTCGTCAATATCCTGCCAGCTGTCTGCGGTATATAGAATTTCCAGCCGGTTCTCAAGGTCGCGCAGTGATCTTAAAGCGGAAGCGTTGTCGAGATATATCCGGGATGAAGTATAAAATACGGAAGATGCAGTCAGCACTACAACAGCAAAAATGCTCAGCGCTATCAGTGCGTCGAGCATTAAAAAACCCCTGTTGTTCATAAAATCTTACCGCTCGCTGGATACCCCTGAATTTATTCAGGGGAGGAAAGCGGTTTATCCTCCTTTCTACTGACTTATCTAACGCTAACGCGGCAGTATACCCTGACCTTCCAGGGTGAGCTTTATTACGAAATCCAGGTCTGCGTCGATGTGTTCCAGCTCTGCGCGGCCCAGCTTTTCCAGCGCAATAGCAAAACAGCCTATACGAGAATAATCGCGCGCTTTACCCTTCAGCTCTACCTCGCTCCCCCCGGGGTCGGTTATTTCTGTCAGCGTTACCCCTTTGGGTGTCAGTCCGGCAATATGCCGGAGCCGGGTGCCGAATGTTCCCTTTTCTGATTCTTTTACTGCTGCTAAAAGTCTCTCTGTTTCGCTGTAATAGATTACTGCTGATTCGCTGTTCCGTATCCTGTTTCTGATATCCGATATCCGGGCGTTAACCGCAGCAAGTTCGCTGCGAAGCTCAGCAGCTTTCGATTCTGCCTGCCGGTTCAGCGCATAAAGTCCGCCCTGTACAGCGAGCCCGAAGCTCAGTATAAATATGCAGAGATTCCGGAAATCCGGCTCTAAACCGCTGCGCAGTGATGACCTGAAATTGAGTTCGCTGAGGTAGCCGGATTTTCTGTACAGGCACGCTCCGCAGGCAGGTGCATATTCAATACCGGGTGAAAATTCGAGCCCGGTTTCGTCCAGAACCCCAACGGGAACCGGGAAGATGTCCTGTTCCAGTTCGGCGCCTATCCGTTCGGGCAGGTAACGCAGCTTTGATGCACCGCCGGTATAATAAACGGTTTCAAGAGCCGTCCCTTCCCTGGCTTCACAGGCACGCACCGCCTGCTTTATTTCCCGGGCAAGCTCGTCGGCTACAGGATTCAGTATTTCCGACAGCTTTTTCGTTTCTTCGTCCGGCTCGATATCCGGGTTTTTTACAACGGCACCTTTTTCGTGTTTTAAAGTCTCAGGGTCATTACAGACTTCTGCCAGCGCTTCCGTAAAATCCCGGCCGCCGATATTTGAAACGTGCATGTGCGAAAACCTGCCGTCGCGGTATATCATAATGCGGGTACCGGTATGCCCGAAATCGATTACTGCCGCACTGCCTTTTATTAACCGCAGAATCGATACAGGCTGCGGTTCTACTGCCGCAATACGGATGCCTTTTACCGTTATGGACCGAAGGTAGTCCTTTTCTGCTGTGGCGGAGATGATGTTCAGGTTTTTCATCTGCTCTTCGGCTGCCGCCCAACGATAAACCGTGTTTTCGAAAGGCTGAAGAAGCCTGCTCTCCAGCTCGTATTTTATGCTCTTTGCGAGCTCCTTCTCTGCAAGTTTCGGCATTGTAAAAAATTTGATTATAAATTTCTGCGTGTCGGGCGGAAGTGTCAGGCAGAATACCGGCCGCTTCAGCCTGTGCCTGCGTGCGAAATCGATAAGGAAAGATTTCAACCATGACGGCGAAAAGCCGCTTTCGGGTATCTTTTTCGTTTCGGCATACTTCAGATACGGCCCGTTTTCTGTCCCGGCCATAACAGCGGCTTTTACCGACCACGAGCCTATGTCCAGCCCCACAAGTTCTTTTTTCAAGCTAAAAACCCCCTTCCGCTGTATAGTAGACTTTGATTATGATTTCACACTTTACGGGGTCGGAGCCCGTGATTTTTACGGCAGAAGGAACAAACCAGCCGGCAGTGTCCAGATATTCTATATAGCTGCATATTCTGTCGAAACTGCCCTCGACCGCTACCGGGACGGCTGCAGTTGAAAGGCGCGGACCCAAGCCGGATTCGGAAAATGTTCCGGAAATAGAGCCCGCCAGGCTGAACGACGGGCCGGCCTGCTCTGTGCCGGGTTTTTCAGATGCAGAATCAGGGTCGGGACCCGGGGGTTCTGCGATTCCGCCTCTTAAATCTGCCGGCTCAATAAGTTCGTAGAACAATCGGAACTTGAGACTGCGCCTGTATGCTTCGCTTTCTAAAAGTATAAGAAGTGACGGCAGGTGGAAGGGCTTCTCCTTAAGCTCGTTTTCGATAGCGCTGTAAAATGCCCGAACGGCGGCTGCCTCACGCTGTTTCTGTTCTGCCGTGCGTTCAAGAGACGGGATCTCCTGCGCGGCCGATTCATATGAGTGTTTCAGTGTTTCCAGCTCTGTCTGCCGGCCGGTTAGTGCCGAATATGAGTAGGGAGAAAGGCGGAAAGGGTCCAGAACGAAAACTACAAACCCGGCAAGGAATATTACGGATAAAAGAAGGTAACCGTGTTTTTTGAACAAGATTCATACCCCCCTGATTATTTTAAATATTTAGAAGCGAAAGCCCGCTGAAGTATAAAATAGCGGCAGCGGCGGCAATCGAAGGCCCGAACGGGACCTCGTGCCTGCGGTCGCGGGTTTTAAGGTAGTAAAACAGGGCGAAAAACAGCCCGATTATGAACGATGCCAGGAAAACATCCGCTACCCGCAGGCCGAACCACGTTCCGAGCGAACCCATGAGCTTTATATCGCCGCCGCCTACAGGCCCGAGCAGTGATACGGTATACATCAGCACAAAACCCAGAACGGCACCGATCAGCGCTTCTTTTAATCCTGTCGGCCGAAAGATGAGTGCACCGGCGATTAATACGGGATGGACGATATCGGGTATGGTTTTTGTCCTGAAATCGATGATTATTACGCAGGTCAGCACGATGATAAGCAGGTATTTCCCCATTTTTTTAAAACTCCCTCCTTTTCACGGTTAAAATATCGTATACGGCGGCAGTTTCCAGCGGAAAACTGCCGTGCATAAAAGTGCTGCAAACATGAACGGGACGAGCGGTAAAGAAAACCGCAGCCCCTTTTTCGTTATCAGTGCGTAAACCAGTATGACTGTCAGCAGCGGGG is a genomic window of Koleobacter methoxysyntrophicus containing:
- a CDS encoding prepilin peptidase, with amino-acid sequence MGKYLLIIVLTCVIIIDFRTKTIPDIVHPVLIAGALIFRPTGLKEALIGAVLGFVLMYTVSLLGPVGGGDIKLMGSLGTWFGLRVADVFLASFIIGLFFALFYYLKTRDRRHEVPFGPSIAAAAAILYFSGLSLLNI